A stretch of Candidatus Kryptoniota bacterium DNA encodes these proteins:
- a CDS encoding HAMP domain-containing sensor histidine kinase, with amino-acid sequence MAIIIAAGTLFYTQAIVRKLLERETRIAHLYAKSLQYLASDQSASQDYSFIFDDMLGSIDFPMILTDSNNVPFEPYKGNIRNVYLDTTLTLKEQHDYLVGLVKTMDSEYPPIKVSLGNIVLSYVHYGESDLVLQLRYVPYVEFAIAGLFILIGYFAFSYIKRNEQSNIWVGMARETAHQLGTPLSSLMGWLEILKSDVSEERKSEIISDIEQDVGRLNKVTKRFSKIGSLPELKNENVAQVVGNVFSYFSKRIPQTGKRVTLELTGEKNLCAKLNPELFEWVLENMIKNSLDAIEDREGKIAVNLSRDDDHVAIDITDSGNGIDMKFRRDIFRPGYSTKKRGWGLGLSLTKRIVESYHDGQVFLKDSKLGKGSTFRIRLNLVECPSRDRSVLPQKEIAQD; translated from the coding sequence ATGGCAATCATAATTGCGGCCGGAACCCTGTTTTATACACAAGCCATTGTCCGCAAACTTCTCGAACGCGAGACACGAATCGCCCATCTGTATGCGAAGTCGCTTCAATACCTCGCCAGCGATCAATCGGCATCACAGGACTATAGCTTCATATTCGATGATATGCTCGGGTCGATCGATTTCCCGATGATCCTTACGGACAGTAACAACGTTCCATTTGAACCCTACAAAGGTAACATCAGGAACGTCTATTTGGACACGACGCTCACGCTGAAGGAGCAACATGATTACCTTGTCGGACTTGTGAAGACCATGGACAGCGAGTATCCTCCGATTAAGGTTTCTCTTGGAAATATTGTGCTGAGTTATGTTCATTACGGCGAATCCGACCTTGTACTGCAGCTCCGGTATGTTCCGTATGTGGAATTTGCGATCGCCGGCCTTTTCATTCTCATCGGGTACTTCGCATTCAGTTACATTAAGCGAAACGAGCAATCGAATATCTGGGTCGGGATGGCTCGTGAAACTGCCCACCAGCTCGGCACTCCGCTTTCGAGCCTGATGGGTTGGCTGGAAATTCTCAAATCCGATGTATCGGAGGAGCGTAAGTCGGAGATCATCTCGGATATCGAGCAGGACGTCGGACGACTCAACAAGGTAACGAAAAGATTTTCGAAGATAGGCTCGCTCCCCGAATTGAAAAACGAGAACGTCGCACAGGTAGTCGGGAACGTCTTCTCATATTTCAGTAAGAGAATTCCTCAAACCGGGAAGAGAGTCACTCTTGAGCTGACGGGCGAGAAAAACCTCTGCGCAAAACTCAACCCGGAACTTTTCGAATGGGTCCTCGAAAACATGATTAAGAATTCTCTCGACGCGATAGAAGACAGGGAAGGCAAAATAGCAGTCAATCTCTCGCGGGACGACGATCATGTCGCGATAGACATCACCGACTCGGGTAACGGCATCGATATGAAATTCCGGCGGGATATCTTCAGGCCCGGTTACTCGACTAAGAAAAGGGGATGGGGTCTCGGGTTGAGTCTTACAAAACGGATCGTTGAATCGTACCACGATGGACAGGTGTTCCTCAAAGACAGCAAACTCGGGAAGGGTTCAACGTTCAGGATACGGCTGAATTTAGTGGAATGCCCGTCCCGAGATCGTTCGGTCTTACCCCAGAAGGAAATCGCGCAGGACTGA
- a CDS encoding NifB/NifX family molybdenum-iron cluster-binding protein, whose product MKFLIASEGGGLGDSVSLHFTRAPFFILFDPGKGSCEDITNNGESRPEIVIHESAKHGVKGLICGHVEPDVFLTAQDNSLTIFLSPPITVRKAVEMASKNQLRIAQAPTIFPGRSRQGGS is encoded by the coding sequence ATGAAATTTTTGATCGCGTCTGAGGGAGGGGGATTGGGAGACAGCGTGAGCCTGCATTTTACGAGAGCGCCATTCTTCATACTCTTCGATCCGGGGAAAGGCTCGTGCGAAGATATTACCAACAACGGCGAATCGAGACCCGAAATTGTCATTCACGAATCGGCGAAGCACGGAGTGAAGGGACTGATCTGCGGTCACGTAGAGCCCGACGTTTTTCTCACGGCGCAGGACAATTCGCTCACCATTTTCCTCTCGCCTCCGATTACGGTGCGGAAGGCGGTCGAGATGGCATCCAAGAACCAGCTGAGGATCGCGCAGGCACCGACAATTTTCCCGGGAAGGAGCCGGCAAGGTGGTTCCTAA
- a CDS encoding DUF488 domain-containing protein has protein sequence MSKQRAAVLKTKRVYEPRSEDDGFRVFVERLWPRGVTKEKAAIDLWMKEIAPSPELRKWYHHDQEKWKEFAARYRSEIHKKKELIESLKERLSDGNLTLLYASREKVFNSASVLRDFLLG, from the coding sequence TTGAGTAAGCAACGCGCTGCCGTCCTGAAGACCAAACGAGTTTACGAACCGCGATCAGAAGACGACGGTTTCAGAGTATTTGTCGAGCGACTCTGGCCGAGAGGAGTCACAAAGGAAAAGGCGGCAATAGACCTCTGGATGAAAGAAATTGCGCCGAGCCCGGAGCTCAGGAAATGGTACCATCATGATCAGGAAAAATGGAAAGAGTTCGCCGCGCGGTACAGGTCTGAGATTCACAAGAAGAAAGAGCTTATTGAATCGTTGAAGGAAAGATTGTCGGACGGAAATCTCACCCTTCTGTACGCGTCGAGAGAAAAAGTATTTAACTCCGCCTCAGTCCTGCGCGATTTCCTTCTGGGGTAA